A genomic stretch from Perognathus longimembris pacificus isolate PPM17 unplaced genomic scaffold, ASM2315922v1 HiC_scaffold_5393, whole genome shotgun sequence includes:
- the LOC125345205 gene encoding zinc finger protein 2-like isoform X1 — MMVHSLQTLCMSEDHYPGPLTGAQGPLGCIQLHRTRSFACGAHKGMAAVSAPAQCQDSVTFEDVCVVFTDEEWKDLVPVQKALYKVVMLENYANIVSLGLPILRPEVIFQLKKGEVLWKEGLHGSEEKESPENASLVWKTKPDPEDASEEGKWRESPERPSLLCPKLEVEAPEGGLKTRQKGPLVEPCTKSHSQNKSSRRGPALPRKSLPKGRDQECGDCGKTFFDHSSLLRHQRTHTGEKPYSCPECRKAFSHRSSLSRHLMSHTGESPFECGACGKAFFDRSSLTVHQRIHTGEKPFVCSECGKAFFDRSSLTRHQRIHTGESPYACQQCGKAFSQKSILTRHQLIHSGRRPYECRECGRAFYGASSLNRHQKAHAGEPRYQCKECGKAFFERSSLTQHQKIHTGDKPHACGQCGKAFSQRCRLTRHQRVHTGEKPYECSVCGKVFSSKSSVIQHQRRYAKQGID, encoded by the exons ATGATGGTCCATTCTCTCCAGACCCTGTGCATGTCTGAAGACCACTACCCAGGCCCATTGACTGGGGCCCAGGGACCACTTGGGTGCATACAGCTGCACAG GACTCGGTCCTTTGCCTGTGGCGCACACAAGGGAATGGCTGCTGTGTCTGCACCTGCCCAGTGCCAG GACTCAGTGACGTTCGAggatgtgtgtgtggttttcaCGGATGAAGAGTGGAAGGATCTCGTCCCGGTGCAGAAGGCCCTCTACAAGGTGGTGATGCTGGAGAACTACGCGAACATTGTCTCCCTGG GACTTCCAATCCTTCGACCTGAGGTGATTTTTCAGTTGAAGAAAGGAGAGGTGTTGTGGAAGGAGGGCCTTCATGGATCTGAGGAGAAAGAGTCTCCAGAGAATGCCTCTCTAG TATGGAAGACTAAACCTGACCCTGAAGATGCTTCAGAAGAAGGAAAATGGAGGGAAAGTCCTGAAAGACCAAGTCTTCTGTGTCCTAAACTTGAAGTTGAAGCACCCGAGGGTGGGTTGAAAACGAGGCAGAAGGGCCCCCTGGTGGAACCCTGCACGAAATCCCATTCCCAGAACAAAAGCTCGAGGAGAGGGCCCGCTCTGCCCCGGAAGAGCCTCCCGAAAGGTCGAGATCAGGAATGTGGTGACTGTGGGAAGACTTTCTTTGACCACTCGTCCCTCCTCCGCCACCAGAGGACCCACACCGGGGAGAAGCCGTACAGCTGCCCCGAGTGCAGGAAGGCCTTCAGCCACCGGAGCAGCCTCAGCAGACACCTCATGTCGCACACCGGGGAGAGCCCCTTCGAGTGCGGCGCGTGCGGCAAGGCCTTCTTCGACCGCTCGTCCCTCACCGTGCATCAGCGGATTCACACGGGAGAGAAGCCCTTCGTGTGCAGCGAGTGCGGCAAGGCCTTCTTTGACCGCTCGTCCCTCACCCGCCACCAGAGGATTCACACCGGAGAGAGTCCGTACGCGTGCCAGCAGTGCGGGAAAGCCTTCAGCCAGAAGAGCATCCTCACCCGCCACCAGCTGATCCACTCGGGCCGCAGGCCCTACGAGTGCCGCGAGTGCGGGCGAGCCTTCTACGGCGCCTCCTCCCTGAACCGGCACCAGAAGGCGCACGCCGGGGAGCCGCGCTATCAGTGCAAGGAGTGCGGCAAAGCGTTCTTCGAGCGCTCGTCCCTCACACAGCATCAGAAGATCCACACCGGAGACAAGCCGCACGCGTGCGGCCAGTGCGGGAAAGCCTTCAGCCAGAGGTGCCGGCTCACCCGCCACCAGCGGGTGCACACGGGGGAGAAGCCCTACGAGTGCAGCGTCTGCGGGAAGGTGTTCAGCTCCAAGTCATCTGTCATTCAACATCAGAGGCGATACGCCAAGCAGGGAATAGACTGA
- the LOC125345205 gene encoding zinc finger protein 2-like isoform X2 has protein sequence MSEDHYPGPLTGAQGPLGCIQLHRTRSFACGAHKGMAAVSAPAQCQDSVTFEDVCVVFTDEEWKDLVPVQKALYKVVMLENYANIVSLGLPILRPEVIFQLKKGEVLWKEGLHGSEEKESPENASLVWKTKPDPEDASEEGKWRESPERPSLLCPKLEVEAPEGGLKTRQKGPLVEPCTKSHSQNKSSRRGPALPRKSLPKGRDQECGDCGKTFFDHSSLLRHQRTHTGEKPYSCPECRKAFSHRSSLSRHLMSHTGESPFECGACGKAFFDRSSLTVHQRIHTGEKPFVCSECGKAFFDRSSLTRHQRIHTGESPYACQQCGKAFSQKSILTRHQLIHSGRRPYECRECGRAFYGASSLNRHQKAHAGEPRYQCKECGKAFFERSSLTQHQKIHTGDKPHACGQCGKAFSQRCRLTRHQRVHTGEKPYECSVCGKVFSSKSSVIQHQRRYAKQGID, from the exons ATGTCTGAAGACCACTACCCAGGCCCATTGACTGGGGCCCAGGGACCACTTGGGTGCATACAGCTGCACAG GACTCGGTCCTTTGCCTGTGGCGCACACAAGGGAATGGCTGCTGTGTCTGCACCTGCCCAGTGCCAG GACTCAGTGACGTTCGAggatgtgtgtgtggttttcaCGGATGAAGAGTGGAAGGATCTCGTCCCGGTGCAGAAGGCCCTCTACAAGGTGGTGATGCTGGAGAACTACGCGAACATTGTCTCCCTGG GACTTCCAATCCTTCGACCTGAGGTGATTTTTCAGTTGAAGAAAGGAGAGGTGTTGTGGAAGGAGGGCCTTCATGGATCTGAGGAGAAAGAGTCTCCAGAGAATGCCTCTCTAG TATGGAAGACTAAACCTGACCCTGAAGATGCTTCAGAAGAAGGAAAATGGAGGGAAAGTCCTGAAAGACCAAGTCTTCTGTGTCCTAAACTTGAAGTTGAAGCACCCGAGGGTGGGTTGAAAACGAGGCAGAAGGGCCCCCTGGTGGAACCCTGCACGAAATCCCATTCCCAGAACAAAAGCTCGAGGAGAGGGCCCGCTCTGCCCCGGAAGAGCCTCCCGAAAGGTCGAGATCAGGAATGTGGTGACTGTGGGAAGACTTTCTTTGACCACTCGTCCCTCCTCCGCCACCAGAGGACCCACACCGGGGAGAAGCCGTACAGCTGCCCCGAGTGCAGGAAGGCCTTCAGCCACCGGAGCAGCCTCAGCAGACACCTCATGTCGCACACCGGGGAGAGCCCCTTCGAGTGCGGCGCGTGCGGCAAGGCCTTCTTCGACCGCTCGTCCCTCACCGTGCATCAGCGGATTCACACGGGAGAGAAGCCCTTCGTGTGCAGCGAGTGCGGCAAGGCCTTCTTTGACCGCTCGTCCCTCACCCGCCACCAGAGGATTCACACCGGAGAGAGTCCGTACGCGTGCCAGCAGTGCGGGAAAGCCTTCAGCCAGAAGAGCATCCTCACCCGCCACCAGCTGATCCACTCGGGCCGCAGGCCCTACGAGTGCCGCGAGTGCGGGCGAGCCTTCTACGGCGCCTCCTCCCTGAACCGGCACCAGAAGGCGCACGCCGGGGAGCCGCGCTATCAGTGCAAGGAGTGCGGCAAAGCGTTCTTCGAGCGCTCGTCCCTCACACAGCATCAGAAGATCCACACCGGAGACAAGCCGCACGCGTGCGGCCAGTGCGGGAAAGCCTTCAGCCAGAGGTGCCGGCTCACCCGCCACCAGCGGGTGCACACGGGGGAGAAGCCCTACGAGTGCAGCGTCTGCGGGAAGGTGTTCAGCTCCAAGTCATCTGTCATTCAACATCAGAGGCGATACGCCAAGCAGGGAATAGACTGA
- the LOC125345205 gene encoding zinc finger protein 2-like isoform X3, which produces MMVHSLQTLCMSEDHYPGPLTGAQGPLGCIQLHRTRSFACGAHKGMAAVSAPAQCQDSVTFEDVCVVFTDEEWKDLVPVQKALYKVVMLENYANIVSLVWKTKPDPEDASEEGKWRESPERPSLLCPKLEVEAPEGGLKTRQKGPLVEPCTKSHSQNKSSRRGPALPRKSLPKGRDQECGDCGKTFFDHSSLLRHQRTHTGEKPYSCPECRKAFSHRSSLSRHLMSHTGESPFECGACGKAFFDRSSLTVHQRIHTGEKPFVCSECGKAFFDRSSLTRHQRIHTGESPYACQQCGKAFSQKSILTRHQLIHSGRRPYECRECGRAFYGASSLNRHQKAHAGEPRYQCKECGKAFFERSSLTQHQKIHTGDKPHACGQCGKAFSQRCRLTRHQRVHTGEKPYECSVCGKVFSSKSSVIQHQRRYAKQGID; this is translated from the exons ATGATGGTCCATTCTCTCCAGACCCTGTGCATGTCTGAAGACCACTACCCAGGCCCATTGACTGGGGCCCAGGGACCACTTGGGTGCATACAGCTGCACAG GACTCGGTCCTTTGCCTGTGGCGCACACAAGGGAATGGCTGCTGTGTCTGCACCTGCCCAGTGCCAG GACTCAGTGACGTTCGAggatgtgtgtgtggttttcaCGGATGAAGAGTGGAAGGATCTCGTCCCGGTGCAGAAGGCCCTCTACAAGGTGGTGATGCTGGAGAACTACGCGAACATTGTCTCCCTGG TATGGAAGACTAAACCTGACCCTGAAGATGCTTCAGAAGAAGGAAAATGGAGGGAAAGTCCTGAAAGACCAAGTCTTCTGTGTCCTAAACTTGAAGTTGAAGCACCCGAGGGTGGGTTGAAAACGAGGCAGAAGGGCCCCCTGGTGGAACCCTGCACGAAATCCCATTCCCAGAACAAAAGCTCGAGGAGAGGGCCCGCTCTGCCCCGGAAGAGCCTCCCGAAAGGTCGAGATCAGGAATGTGGTGACTGTGGGAAGACTTTCTTTGACCACTCGTCCCTCCTCCGCCACCAGAGGACCCACACCGGGGAGAAGCCGTACAGCTGCCCCGAGTGCAGGAAGGCCTTCAGCCACCGGAGCAGCCTCAGCAGACACCTCATGTCGCACACCGGGGAGAGCCCCTTCGAGTGCGGCGCGTGCGGCAAGGCCTTCTTCGACCGCTCGTCCCTCACCGTGCATCAGCGGATTCACACGGGAGAGAAGCCCTTCGTGTGCAGCGAGTGCGGCAAGGCCTTCTTTGACCGCTCGTCCCTCACCCGCCACCAGAGGATTCACACCGGAGAGAGTCCGTACGCGTGCCAGCAGTGCGGGAAAGCCTTCAGCCAGAAGAGCATCCTCACCCGCCACCAGCTGATCCACTCGGGCCGCAGGCCCTACGAGTGCCGCGAGTGCGGGCGAGCCTTCTACGGCGCCTCCTCCCTGAACCGGCACCAGAAGGCGCACGCCGGGGAGCCGCGCTATCAGTGCAAGGAGTGCGGCAAAGCGTTCTTCGAGCGCTCGTCCCTCACACAGCATCAGAAGATCCACACCGGAGACAAGCCGCACGCGTGCGGCCAGTGCGGGAAAGCCTTCAGCCAGAGGTGCCGGCTCACCCGCCACCAGCGGGTGCACACGGGGGAGAAGCCCTACGAGTGCAGCGTCTGCGGGAAGGTGTTCAGCTCCAAGTCATCTGTCATTCAACATCAGAGGCGATACGCCAAGCAGGGAATAGACTGA
- the LOC125345205 gene encoding zinc finger protein 2-like isoform X4: MAAVSAPAQCQDSVTFEDVCVVFTDEEWKDLVPVQKALYKVVMLENYANIVSLGLPILRPEVIFQLKKGEVLWKEGLHGSEEKESPENASLVWKTKPDPEDASEEGKWRESPERPSLLCPKLEVEAPEGGLKTRQKGPLVEPCTKSHSQNKSSRRGPALPRKSLPKGRDQECGDCGKTFFDHSSLLRHQRTHTGEKPYSCPECRKAFSHRSSLSRHLMSHTGESPFECGACGKAFFDRSSLTVHQRIHTGEKPFVCSECGKAFFDRSSLTRHQRIHTGESPYACQQCGKAFSQKSILTRHQLIHSGRRPYECRECGRAFYGASSLNRHQKAHAGEPRYQCKECGKAFFERSSLTQHQKIHTGDKPHACGQCGKAFSQRCRLTRHQRVHTGEKPYECSVCGKVFSSKSSVIQHQRRYAKQGID, from the exons ATGGCTGCTGTGTCTGCACCTGCCCAGTGCCAG GACTCAGTGACGTTCGAggatgtgtgtgtggttttcaCGGATGAAGAGTGGAAGGATCTCGTCCCGGTGCAGAAGGCCCTCTACAAGGTGGTGATGCTGGAGAACTACGCGAACATTGTCTCCCTGG GACTTCCAATCCTTCGACCTGAGGTGATTTTTCAGTTGAAGAAAGGAGAGGTGTTGTGGAAGGAGGGCCTTCATGGATCTGAGGAGAAAGAGTCTCCAGAGAATGCCTCTCTAG TATGGAAGACTAAACCTGACCCTGAAGATGCTTCAGAAGAAGGAAAATGGAGGGAAAGTCCTGAAAGACCAAGTCTTCTGTGTCCTAAACTTGAAGTTGAAGCACCCGAGGGTGGGTTGAAAACGAGGCAGAAGGGCCCCCTGGTGGAACCCTGCACGAAATCCCATTCCCAGAACAAAAGCTCGAGGAGAGGGCCCGCTCTGCCCCGGAAGAGCCTCCCGAAAGGTCGAGATCAGGAATGTGGTGACTGTGGGAAGACTTTCTTTGACCACTCGTCCCTCCTCCGCCACCAGAGGACCCACACCGGGGAGAAGCCGTACAGCTGCCCCGAGTGCAGGAAGGCCTTCAGCCACCGGAGCAGCCTCAGCAGACACCTCATGTCGCACACCGGGGAGAGCCCCTTCGAGTGCGGCGCGTGCGGCAAGGCCTTCTTCGACCGCTCGTCCCTCACCGTGCATCAGCGGATTCACACGGGAGAGAAGCCCTTCGTGTGCAGCGAGTGCGGCAAGGCCTTCTTTGACCGCTCGTCCCTCACCCGCCACCAGAGGATTCACACCGGAGAGAGTCCGTACGCGTGCCAGCAGTGCGGGAAAGCCTTCAGCCAGAAGAGCATCCTCACCCGCCACCAGCTGATCCACTCGGGCCGCAGGCCCTACGAGTGCCGCGAGTGCGGGCGAGCCTTCTACGGCGCCTCCTCCCTGAACCGGCACCAGAAGGCGCACGCCGGGGAGCCGCGCTATCAGTGCAAGGAGTGCGGCAAAGCGTTCTTCGAGCGCTCGTCCCTCACACAGCATCAGAAGATCCACACCGGAGACAAGCCGCACGCGTGCGGCCAGTGCGGGAAAGCCTTCAGCCAGAGGTGCCGGCTCACCCGCCACCAGCGGGTGCACACGGGGGAGAAGCCCTACGAGTGCAGCGTCTGCGGGAAGGTGTTCAGCTCCAAGTCATCTGTCATTCAACATCAGAGGCGATACGCCAAGCAGGGAATAGACTGA
- the LOC125345204 gene encoding zinc finger protein 501-like, whose protein sequence is MSLMHVQRLLAKAAVQKEVPCSSDEWRQSESADGSLIRTMAAALSQWGPLKPSQGAVPKKHRILVLLGLPLSKPSAIAQLEHRDQLEREVLKTASPDWEAIPESKVLTPEKDFYKEESAPGALIERFPGECSSECENSLGSQQENHENHLIQEVVPQNKLPGEKSYQCDELRRNVRHPSLFVQQQGERLHNCDSLKKTLKQNSDIIRHERICVERKPWKCGACEKAFSYYSAFVLHQRIHTGEKPYECKECGKTFSQSIHLTLHQRTHTGEKPYTCQECGKGFSHRSALIRHHVIHTGEKPYECSECGKAFNQSSYLTQHQRIHTGEKPYECNECGKAFSQSTFLTQHQVIHTGEKPYKCNECGKAFSDRSGLLQHQRTHTGERPYECGKCGKAFGYCSALTQHQRTHTGEKPYKCNDCVKAFRDRSALIRHQRTHTGEKPYTCKDCGKAFSQSSSLTKHQKTHTGEKPYKCKECGKAFSQSSSLSQHQRTHTGGKTTEYGQTFRENPGFGQQKRIHTG, encoded by the exons ATGTCCCTCATGCATGTGCAAAGACTTTTGGCAAAAGCAGCAGTTCAAAAAGAG GTACCATGTAGCTCTGATGAATGGAGGCAGAGTGAATCTGCAGAT GGATCGCTTATCAGGACTATGGCTGCGGCTCTCAGCCAGTGGGGGCCGCTGAAGCCTTCCCAGGGAGCCGTGCCCAAGAAGCACAGGATTCTGGTCTTGCTGG GGCTTCCACTATCCAAGCCCAGTGCGATCGCTCAGTTGGAGCACAGGGACCAACTGGAGAGAGAAGTCTTGAAAACAGCCAGTCCAG ACTGGGAAGCAATACCAGAAAGCAAAGTGCTGACTCCAGAGAAAGACTTTTATAAAGAAGAATCAGCCCCTGGGGCGCTAATAGAAAGATTTCCAGGGGAATGTTCCAGTGAATGTGAAAACTCTTTAGGAAGTCAGCAGGAAAACCATGAGAATCATCTAATACAAGAGGTTGTCCCTCAGAACAAACTTCCTGGGGAGAAAAGTTACCAGTGCGATGAACTTAGAAGAAATGTTCGTCATCCGTCATTATTTGTTCAACAGCAAGGAGAGAGACTCCATAATTGTGATTCATTGAAAAAAACCTTAAAACAGAATTCAGACATAATTAGGCATGAGAGAATTTGTGTAGAAAGGAAACCTTGGAAGTGTGGTGCATGTGAAAAAGCCTTCAGTTACTACTCAGCTTTTGTGTTGCATCAGAGAATTCACACCGGAGAAAAACCCTATGAGTGTAAGGAGTGTGGTAAAACCTTTAGCCAGAGCATCCACCTTACTCTGCACCAGAgaactcacactggagagaagccctacacATGCCAGGAGTGCGGGAAAGGCTTCAGCCATCGCTCAGCCCTCATTCGACATCACGTAATTCACACTGGGGAGAAACCCTACGAGTGTAGTGAGTGTGGGAAGGCCTTCAATCAAAGTTCATACCTTACTCAGCATCAGCGAATTCACACTGGGGAGAAGCCTTACGAGTGTAATGAGTGTGGGAAGGCCTTCAGCCAGAGCACTTTCCTTACCCAGCACCAGGTTATTCACACTGGGGAGAAACCTTACAAGTGTAACGAGTGTGGCAAAGCCTTTAGCGACCGTTCAGGCCTTCTCCAGCATCAGAGGACTCACACTGGGGAGAGGCCTTATGAGTGTGGTAAATGTGGGAAAGCCTTTGGCTACTGTTCAGCCCTGACTCAGCACCAGAGAACTCACACTGGCGAGAAACCATACAAATGCAACGATTGTGTCAAAGCCTTCCGTGACCGCTCAGCCCTCATTCGGCaccagagaacacacactggagagaaaccttacaCGTGCAAGGATTGTGGGAAAGCTTTCAGCCAGAGCTCATCTCTCACGAAGCATCAGAAAACTCACACTGGAGAAAAACCCTACAAGTGTAAagaatgtgggaaagccttcagccaGAGCTCATCCCTTTCTCAGCACCAGAGAACTCACACTGGAGGGAAAACCACGGAATATGGACAAACCTTTCGTGAGAATCCAGGCTTTGGCCAACAGAAGAGAATACATACTGGATAA